In one Deinococcus detaillensis genomic region, the following are encoded:
- a CDS encoding ABC transporter substrate-binding protein has translation MKNAKTFAKFALVLTAALSSAAYAQNPKSTFTVVRNDPWGAQNFNPFLPNSQHLLPTNSAIYESLFFVNSLNGKVTPVLGTKYAWSKDNKTLTVTTRSGVKWTDNQAFNADDVAFTFNYMKKYPVLDLAGVWKNGLTSAKAANANTVVFTFDKANTPTFQFLAQQPIVPQHLWASVTDPGTYTNAKPIGTGPFVTDTYSQQALRVLKNPNYWLKGQPYVDAVVWLSTSSNDAALFKLIKGDADYGYVGISDPIAFAKQNKNTEYWWPTNNGNFLYFNTTKAPFSDAGFRRAVSSAINTKEVAQKAYAGAVPASAPSAIIPAQQDKWLSASDKNMGGKYNPAAADAALTAAGYKKNAQGVRLGKDGKPLPSYRILVGAGWTDFITMAQVVGDNLKQLGINTSIDQQAWAGYSGSMQSATYDMGISWGWGNGPTPYYLFYQSFAPELSAAAGKIAPSNLSRYTNPDITKALQTFRSTSDLATQKKAVAVMVSAVMKDAPWVPLTDRTQFNLYNTSRFTGFPTAANPYNDASPDDSIGARLMYLNVKPK, from the coding sequence ATGAAAAACGCCAAAACCTTCGCCAAGTTCGCTCTCGTCCTTACGGCTGCCCTCAGCAGCGCCGCTTACGCCCAAAATCCCAAAAGCACTTTCACGGTGGTCAGAAACGATCCGTGGGGCGCTCAGAATTTCAATCCCTTCTTGCCCAACAGCCAACACCTCTTGCCGACCAACTCGGCCATTTACGAAAGCCTATTTTTCGTCAACAGCCTCAACGGCAAAGTGACGCCGGTACTGGGCACCAAGTACGCTTGGAGCAAAGACAACAAAACCCTGACGGTAACGACCCGCAGCGGCGTGAAATGGACGGACAATCAAGCTTTCAACGCGGACGACGTGGCCTTTACTTTTAACTACATGAAAAAGTATCCGGTACTGGACTTGGCCGGTGTCTGGAAAAACGGCCTGACCAGCGCCAAGGCCGCCAACGCCAACACGGTGGTCTTCACCTTCGACAAAGCCAATACCCCGACTTTTCAGTTTTTGGCGCAGCAACCTATCGTGCCTCAGCACCTGTGGGCCAGCGTCACCGACCCCGGAACCTACACCAACGCCAAGCCCATTGGCACCGGGCCATTCGTGACCGACACTTACAGCCAGCAGGCACTGCGTGTCCTCAAAAACCCCAATTACTGGCTCAAGGGTCAGCCGTACGTGGACGCGGTGGTGTGGCTCTCGACCAGCAGCAACGACGCCGCGCTGTTCAAGTTGATTAAAGGCGACGCCGATTACGGCTACGTGGGCATCTCCGATCCGATTGCGTTTGCCAAGCAAAACAAGAACACCGAGTACTGGTGGCCCACCAACAACGGTAATTTCTTGTACTTCAATACCACCAAAGCGCCGTTTAGCGACGCAGGCTTCCGGCGGGCCGTCTCCAGCGCCATCAACACCAAGGAAGTCGCCCAAAAAGCTTACGCGGGGGCCGTGCCTGCCTCAGCGCCCTCGGCCATCATTCCGGCCCAGCAAGACAAGTGGCTTTCGGCCAGCGACAAGAACATGGGGGGCAAATACAACCCCGCCGCCGCTGACGCCGCCCTCACCGCCGCTGGCTACAAGAAAAACGCCCAGGGCGTGCGCCTCGGCAAAGACGGCAAGCCGCTGCCGAGCTACCGCATTTTGGTGGGCGCGGGCTGGACCGATTTTATTACCATGGCGCAGGTGGTCGGTGACAACCTCAAGCAACTCGGCATCAACACCAGCATTGACCAGCAAGCTTGGGCGGGTTATTCCGGCAGTATGCAGAGCGCCACCTACGACATGGGCATCAGTTGGGGCTGGGGCAACGGCCCGACGCCCTACTACCTCTTTTATCAGTCGTTCGCTCCCGAACTCAGCGCCGCTGCCGGCAAAATTGCGCCCAGCAACTTGTCTCGCTACACCAACCCCGATATCACCAAGGCGCTGCAAACCTTCCGCTCGACCAGCGACTTGGCGACTCAGAAAAAAGCCGTGGCCGTGATGGTCAGCGCCGTGATGAAAGACGCGCCTTGGGTGCCGCTGACCGACCGCACGCAGTTTAACTTGTACAACACCTCGCGCTTTACCGGCTTCCCCACCGCCGCCAATCCCTACAACGACGCCAGCCCCGACGACAGCATCGGCGCACGCCTGATGTACCTCAACGTCAAACCCAAATAA
- a CDS encoding LacI family DNA-binding transcriptional regulator, which yields MPKTEPSPRPATQKAALSSKKVQSEKVRGAGIREVAKQAGVSIATVSRALSNEGVVSPQTRQRVVEWAAALDYKPSPLGRNLVRGRSDLVGLIVPNVAFPLYGEIIRAIGDVLGRHGMSILLASSHDDEAAERGAAQHLLRHALDGGIVINSRLGALLPLQRHSGWIHVAPEVSGLPHRVELDNEAGGALAAHELLASQRRRLAYVGAEGRESAERERGFARVVAGAGLTYRRFGGDYSEVSGLRAGEALLGGAVGGGSGWTSSAGSTPAGTFPGDTFPDGIFAAGDLMAAGVLRSLHRRGLRVPQQVAVIGFDDAVIASLLYPRLTSIRQPAYPMGVAAANLALRLLEGQSGGPLTFMPELVRRESTGPPE from the coding sequence ATGCCGAAAACCGAGCCGAGCCCGCGCCCAGCGACGCAAAAAGCGGCCTTGTCAAGTAAGAAAGTGCAAAGTGAGAAGGTGCGCGGTGCGGGGATCCGTGAAGTGGCCAAGCAAGCCGGCGTCTCTATCGCCACCGTGTCCCGCGCCCTCAGTAACGAAGGCGTGGTCAGTCCCCAGACCCGCCAGCGCGTGGTGGAGTGGGCCGCCGCCTTGGACTACAAACCGAGTCCGCTGGGCCGCAACCTCGTGCGCGGGCGCAGCGATTTGGTCGGCCTGATCGTGCCGAACGTGGCTTTTCCGCTTTACGGCGAAATAATTCGGGCCATCGGAGACGTGCTGGGGCGTCACGGCATGAGCATTTTGCTGGCCTCCAGCCACGACGACGAGGCTGCCGAACGCGGCGCGGCCCAGCACCTGCTTAGGCACGCGCTCGACGGCGGGATCGTCATCAATTCGCGCTTGGGCGCACTGCTTCCGTTGCAGCGGCATTCGGGCTGGATTCACGTCGCGCCCGAGGTCAGCGGTTTGCCGCACCGGGTCGAACTCGACAACGAAGCGGGCGGAGCGCTGGCCGCCCACGAACTGCTGGCCTCACAGCGCCGCCGCCTCGCCTACGTGGGCGCGGAGGGCCGCGAGAGTGCCGAGCGCGAGCGCGGCTTTGCGCGGGTGGTGGCCGGGGCCGGACTGACCTACCGCCGCTTCGGGGGCGATTATTCCGAAGTTTCGGGCTTGCGGGCGGGCGAAGCGCTGCTGGGCGGTGCGGTAGGGGGAGGTTCAGGATGGACAAGCTCAGCTGGAAGTACGCCTGCTGGCACGTTCCCCGGCGACACTTTCCCCGATGGCATCTTCGCGGCGGGCGATCTGATGGCCGCCGGGGTGCTGCGCTCGCTGCACCGGCGCGGCCTGAGGGTGCCGCAGCAAGTGGCCGTCATCGGCTTTGACGACGCGGTGATCGCCTCGCTGCTCTACCCGCGCCTGACCAGCATCCGCCAGCCCGCTTACCCGATGGGCGTGGCGGCGGCCAATCTGGCTCTGCGCTTGCTGGAGGGGCAGAGCGGTGGGCCGCTGACCTTTATGCCGGAACTGGTGCGGCGTGAGTCCACTGGGCCGCCCGAATAA